Proteins encoded together in one Prunus dulcis chromosome 3, ALMONDv2, whole genome shotgun sequence window:
- the LOC117622976 gene encoding universal stress protein A-like protein: MGGEPTRIMLAVNESTIKGYPHASISSRKAFEWTLHKIVRSNTSGFKLLFLHVQVPDEDGFDDMDSVYASPEDFKNLRNRDRAKGLHLLEFFVERCHAIGVGSEAWIKKGDPKEVICHEVKRVQPDFLVVGCRGLGPFQRVFVGTVSEFCVKHAECPVITIKRSAEETPQDPVDD, translated from the exons ATGGGGGGTGAGCCAACTCGGATAATGCTGGCAGTGAATGAGTCGACGATCAAGGGGTACCCGCACGCCTCCATAAGCAGCAGAAAGGCCTTCGAGTGGACTCTGCATAAGATCGTCCGCTCCAACACCTCTGGCTTCAAGCTCCTCTTCCTTCATGTCCAAGTCCCTGACGAAGACg GTTTTGATGACATGGATAGTGTCTATGCATCACCTGAGGATTTCAAAAATCTGAGGAATAGAGACCGCGCCAAAGGGCTTCATCTACTGGAGTTCTTTGTTGAAAGATGTCATGCAATTGGG GTTGGTTCTGAAGCATGGATTAAAAAAGGGGATCCCAAGGAAGTAATCTGTCATGAGGTGAAGCGTGTGCAGCCTGACTTTCTGGTTGTGGGCTGCCGGGGTCTTGGTCCTTTCCAGAG GGTTTTTGTTGGGACAGTGAGTGAATTTTGCGTGAAGCATGCTGAGTGCCCTGTGATCACAATCAAGCGCAGCGCAGAGGAAACACCTCAGGATCCTGTTGATGACTGA
- the LOC117622033 gene encoding serine/threonine-protein kinase ATM-like: MGAAPTRSTAVEGGSASALEPPKGSDAEENTIVEAINGSGGTQPGPGGSGRESSVGDVGSSRVGEVVNTQVVEPKSSTERSFGDLNVGLSDTEEGGLVESSLLKLRGDEGSVEKLESFSSKEKKAVTDATMAMASVNGGVEENGSSLDEFEEDQDGKHEIIEGKTGVNGGRADENDSFLDEIEEDPDGKPEITEDMGDEGHEFSVGDFVWGKIKSHPWWPAQICDPSDASDYAVKLKYKDRLLVAYFGDGTFAWCHPSQLKPFEENFQEMSKQSSSKAFVNAVQQAVDEIGRLVKLKMSCGCVKKEFLSDISQPLALNAGIKEGVVVPEGKVGKFLGHLSESANLLAELKHASQVTSMSSVLELTVLKSCLSAFYFSKGGYQLPVFYEAQPIPGLEDDEKAVEVPVQGPFEDWLSSPGGAKTGQTDQTFSRSSPKILEDRQYQRRKQKSIADLMGGDDDIQAKTKDGGIMAHEGAVSEKPEQKKRKGSESHDESNLFSDVVKRKLRLSKSPTSTLTKKILSVENDCSGSKEEGNKGRLSRRRKKDESFGMDSDDGKMKEETGDSPLSRDGELRSGGLQSDMKDQIDNRPLSRERKKSKYLSPPFTNLNMVKRMRDIEIESEVSNETQLGERATSNLIGSPHMLNCCTEKLKKKHTTELSPKAPAEDEEKNSDPMKANASASLVISELRSAALNPSYPIKRKSFEIFRDFMAIFRDSIYRNGSNYELYKNRQPHRKRKNLISEPGSLGKDQSQTAENLPDSESGHKKIKKSSDKPIGKHAAGTPDLKTRQKKRDEKASPASLFVTFGPGSSLPTKADLIKIYSKFGELNEMETEMFYNNFCARVSFLRISDAEEAFNHSQNDSPFGASNVNFRLHNLSAASKVRELSEISNSPPAKSRGKTKSQPVGTNSQPPVDGEASQLDFIRHKLEKLTSMLDNSDGKVSAVTKSKLESEIKELLETVSTMVESSS, from the coding sequence ATGGGAGCGGCCCCAACACGATCTACAGCCGTAGAGGGGGGTTCAGCTTCTGCTCTTGAACCACCTAAAGGTTCAGATGCAGAGGAGAACACGATCGTCGAAGCTATCAACGGCTCGGGCGGAACCCAGCCCGGTCCAGGGGGGTCCGGTCGAGAGAGCTCTGTTGGTGATGTTGGTAGCAGTAGGGTCGGTGAAGTGGTCAATACTCAGGTGGTTGAGCCCAAAAGTTCGACTGAGAGAAGTTTTGGGGACCTGAATGTTGGTCTCTCGGATACTGAGGAGGGTGGGCTTGTAGAGTCGAGTTTGCTGAAACTGAGAGGGGATGAGGGTAGTGTTGAAAAGTTGGAGTCTTTTTCGAGTAAGGAGAAAAAGGCGGTGACGGATGCTACTATGGCTATGGCTAGTGTGAACGGAGGGGTTGAAGAAAATGGGAGTTCTTTGGATGAATTTGAAGAAGACCAAGATGGGAAACATGAGATCATTGAGGGTAAGACTGGTGTGAACGGAGGAAGGGCTGACGAGAATGATAGTTTTTTGGATGAGATTGAGGAAGACCCAGATGGGAAACCTGAGATCACTGAGGACATGGGTGACGAGGGACATGAGTTTTCTGTGGGAGATTTTGTGTGGGGTAAGATTAAGAGCCATCCATGGTGGCCTGCCCAGATTTGTGATCCTTCTGATGCGTCAGACTATGCAGTGAAATTGAAATATAAGGACAGACTCCTTGTTGCTTATTTTGGGGACGGCACATTTGCTTGGTGCCATCCGTCGCAATTAAAACCCTTTGAGGAAAATTTTCAGGAGATGTCGAAGCAGAGTAGTTCCAAGGCTTTTGTTAATGCCGTGCAGCAGGCTGTGGATGAGATTGGAAGACTTGTGAAGTTGAAGATGAGTTGTGGCTGCGTAAAGAAAGAGTTTTTGAGTGATATTAGTCAACCCTTGGCATTGAATGCTGGAATTAAGGAAGGAGTTGTTGTGCCTGAAGGTAAAGTTGGGAAGTTTTTGGGTCATCTATCTGAATCAGCAAACCTTCTTGCTGAGTTGAAGCATGCTTCCCAAGTTACATCCATGAGTAGTGTGCTTGAGCTCACTGTGTTAAAGAGTTGTCTGtctgcattttatttttcaaaaggGGGGTATCAATTGCCTGTATTCTATGAAGCCCAGCCAATTCCTGGTCTTGAGGATGATGAGAAGGCAGTGGAAGTGCCTGTCCAAGGGCCATTTGAAGACTGGCTTTCTTCTCCCGGAGGTGCAAAGACTGGCCAAACTGATCAAACATTTTCGCGAAGTTCACCTAAAATTTTGGAGGATAGGCAATATCAAAGAAGGAAGCAGAAAAGCATTGCTGATCTTATGGGAGGGGACGATGATATTCAGGCGAAAACTAAGGATGGCGGGATTATGGCTCATGAGGGAGCAGTATCAGAGAAACCAGAGCAGAAGAAGCGGAAAGGCAGTGAGAGTCATGATGAGAGTAATTTGTTTTCTGATGTAGTAAAGAGAAAGCTCAGACTCTCAAAGTCACCAACAAGCActcttaccaaaaaaattctgaGTGTTGAAAATGATTGTAGTGGCAGCAAGGAAGAAGGTAACAAGGGTCGGTTATCAAGGAGACGGAAGAAGGATGAGAGTTTTGGCATGGATAGTGATGATGGTAAGATGAAAGAAGAAACTGGTGACAGCCCTCTTTCAAGAGATGGGGAACTGCGCAGTGGTGGTTTACAAAGTGATATGAAAGACCAAATTGACAACCGCCCCTTGTCGagggaaaggaaaaagagcAAGTACTTGTCGCCTCCTTTCACAAATCTTAACATGGTGAAAAGGATGCGAGACATAGAAATAGAATCTGAAGTTTCTAATGAAACTCAGTTAGGGGAGCGGGCAACTTCTAACCTTATTGGGTCCCCTCATATGTTGAATTGCTGCACGgagaaattaaagaagaaacaCACTACAGAACTCAGTCCTAAAGCACCAGCAGAAGATGAGGAGAAGAACAGTGATCCAATGAAAGCTAATGCATCAGCTAGTCTAGTGATATCTGAACTCCGCTCTGCAGCTCTTAATCCATCATATCCAATCAAAAGGAAATCCTTTGAGATTTTTAGGGACTTTATGGCCATATTCAGAGACTCAATTTATCGCAATGGCTCCAACTACGAACTTTACAAGAACCGCCAACCTCATAGGAAGAGAAAGAATTTAATATCTGAGCCTGGGTCACTGGGGAAAGACCAAAGTCAAACCGCAGAAAATCTACCTGACAGTGAATCTGGGCACAAGAAAATCAAGAAGAGCTCTGATAAGCCTATAGGAAAGCATGCTGCTGGAACACCGGATTTGAAGACAAGGCAGAAGAAGAGGGATGAGAAAGCTTCACCTGCATCCCTTTTTGTGACATTTGGCCCTGGTTCCTCTCTGCCCACGAAAGCTGATCTTATCAAGATATATAGTAAATTTGGAGAGCTGAACGAAATGGAAACTGAGATGTTCTACAACAATTTCTGCGCTCGGGTTTCCTTCTTAAGGATCTCTGATGCGGAAGAAGCCTTCAACCATTCGCAAAATGACAGTCCCTTTGGAGCTTCCAATGTCAACTTCCGGCTCCACAATCTCTCGGCTGCTTCAAAGGTTCGTGAACTGAGTGAAATATCCAATTCTCCTCCAGCTAAGTCCAGGGGCAAGACCAAAAGTCAGCCAGTAGGTACAAACTCACAGCCCCCTGTTGATGGTGAGGCGTCACAACTCGACTTCATTCGGCATAAACTTGAGAAGTTGACCTCGATGCTGGACAATTCGGACGGGAAAGTGTCAGCTGTAACGAAATCCAAGTTGGAGAGTGAGATAAAAGAGTTATTGGAGACGGTAAGCACAATGGTTGAATCTTCATCTTAG
- the LOC117622720 gene encoding uncharacterized protein LOC117622720, with the protein MDEINPPRSSRKRGTSSDHQGDTSSAARPTTPRESRYAVDDAGDRIECSGKYCKSCSGALIADCVALCCCPCALLNLLTLAFVKVPWMVGRKCLGLGKSKGQKRKSKRKCSSIDDDDDHHQREVERKEEERMPEISSDQMECVSARLEAERVWLELYQIGHLGFGRVSFSGMQSLGKAN; encoded by the coding sequence ATGGACGAGATTAACCCACCTCGGTCGTCACGTAAACGCGGGACGTCATCCGATCATCAGGGCGACACATCCTCAGCGGCAAGACCCACAACCCCAAGGGAGAGCCGGTACGCCGTGGATGACGCGGGGGACCGGATAGAGTGCTCTGGCAAGTATTGCAAGTCATGCAGCGGCGCTTTGATAGCCGACTGCGTGGCACTCTGCTGCTGCCCCTGCGCTTTGCTGAATCTTCTCACTCTTGCCTTCGTTAAAGTGCCCTGGATGGTGGGCAGGAAGTGTTTGGGACTGGGGAAATCCAAGGGGCAAAAGCGTAAAAGCAAGAGAAAATGCAGCAgtattgatgatgatgatgatcatcaTCAGCGTGAGGtggagagaaaagaagaggaaagaatgCCAGAAATTTCATCAGACCAAATGGAGTGTGTGAGTGCCAGGCTGGAGGCAGAGAGGGTTTGGTTAGAATTGTACCAGATTGGTCATCTGGGTTTTGGTAGGGTGTCTTTCAGTGGTATGCAATCTCTGGGTAAGGCCAATTAG